One Bacteroidales bacterium genomic window carries:
- a CDS encoding T9SS type A sorting domain-containing protein, translated as MKRILLIVLTHILIITSIFSQALPIGIDGKFEDWTNSTANYTDTQNDGGDYDMLSFSVSNDSAFLYITFALSEEIQLNYGNQLFLQIDTDNDAGTGYPVNGIGSELGIDFEDKKAYFTPESSTIIVYQNDIMLRALPTVTSDTFEIAIGRDVYPDGIHPLFTGNTIKLCFTDNDSGGDDMPNIGTTFTYVFDETDVGEYNYIDFEKNNNSDIRLMTYNILNDGLTDPDRVDAFQRIITTVNPDIITFNECWNTEWWEAKNLLNEWLPLPDNDTWECWKVDAGNITCSKYDITGNYTVLSGSRITASFIDLPNSYSGDILIINSHFACCDNNAQRQEEADAIISFLKDVKSTGGAITLPYGTPFVISGDLNLVGYSQQLTTLLTGDIVDNATFGEDQAPDWDDTDLNDIISFQTDLRMAYTWENNYSSYWPGRLDFAICSDVGTSVSKAFTINTSVMSSERLLQYNLLQSDTYTASDHFPKVTDFIIEDGVPVNSAKSNNYRIFPVPSDNGFYTVDNLSSLKIKQISVISITGQLLFSEENTQDNRFKLDLSKYNKGVYIISLKTDAGETSLKIIR; from the coding sequence ATGAAAAGGATATTACTAATAGTTTTAACACATATATTAATCATTACAAGTATTTTCAGCCAAGCATTACCTATTGGTATTGACGGCAAATTTGAAGACTGGACAAACTCTACAGCAAATTATACAGATACACAAAATGACGGCGGTGATTACGATATGTTATCCTTTTCAGTTTCTAATGACAGTGCATTCCTTTATATAACTTTTGCTTTATCGGAAGAAATACAACTAAACTACGGCAATCAACTTTTCCTGCAAATAGATACAGATAACGATGCAGGAACCGGATATCCGGTAAACGGAATAGGTTCTGAATTAGGAATTGACTTCGAAGATAAAAAAGCATATTTTACTCCTGAATCTTCAACCATTATCGTTTATCAAAATGATATTATGTTAAGAGCATTGCCTACCGTAACTTCCGACACATTTGAAATTGCAATAGGAAGAGATGTATATCCGGATGGGATACATCCGTTGTTTACGGGAAATACAATAAAACTTTGTTTTACTGATAATGATTCCGGCGGAGATGATATGCCGAACATTGGTACAACTTTTACTTATGTATTTGACGAGACTGATGTTGGAGAATATAATTATATTGATTTTGAAAAGAATAATAATTCTGACATAAGATTAATGACTTATAATATACTTAATGACGGATTAACTGATCCTGATCGTGTTGATGCCTTTCAAAGAATTATTACTACAGTGAACCCTGATATTATAACCTTTAATGAATGTTGGAATACAGAATGGTGGGAAGCAAAAAACCTGTTGAATGAATGGCTGCCTCTTCCTGACAACGACACATGGGAATGTTGGAAAGTTGATGCAGGTAACATCACATGTTCGAAATATGATATTACCGGTAATTACACTGTTTTATCCGGCAGCAGAATAACAGCTTCGTTTATTGATCTTCCAAATTCATATTCCGGAGATATACTGATTATTAATTCTCATTTTGCATGTTGTGATAATAATGCTCAAAGGCAAGAAGAAGCGGATGCAATTATCTCTTTCTTAAAAGATGTTAAATCAACGGGTGGGGCGATCACTTTACCATACGGTACTCCGTTTGTTATAAGCGGTGATCTTAATTTAGTTGGTTACAGTCAGCAACTTACAACCTTGCTTACAGGTGACATTGTTGATAATGCAACTTTCGGAGAAGATCAAGCTCCGGATTGGGATGATACTGATCTGAATGATATTATCTCTTTTCAAACCGATTTAAGAATGGCTTATACTTGGGAAAATAATTATTCGTCATATTGGCCGGGAAGACTTGATTTTGCTATATGCTCCGATGTCGGCACTTCTGTCAGTAAAGCATTTACAATAAATACATCAGTTATGAGTTCTGAACGATTATTACAATATAATCTTTTACAAAGTGATACTTATACTGCTTCTGACCATTTCCCGAAAGTAACTGATTTTATAATTGAGGACGGAGTTCCTGTAAATTCAGCAAAAAGTAATAACTACAGAATATTCCCTGTTCCGTCTGATAACGGATTTTATACTGTTGATAATTTGTCAAGTTTAAAAATAAAACAAATATCTGTAATCAGTATAACAGGGCAACTCTTATTTTCTGAAGAAAACACTCAAGATAACAGGTTTAAACTTGATCTTTCAAAATATAATAAAGGTGTTTATATAATAAGTTTAAAAACCGATGCAGGAGAGACTTCATTGAAAATTATAAGATAA
- a CDS encoding Rne/Rng family ribonuclease, giving the protein MSNELIISVSKRDISIAYTSEKNLVELHKEKSNNKFTVGDIYLAKVKKVMNGLNAAFVDVGYKRDAFLHYFDLGPQFNSHQKFINSALSSKSQSPKLQNFKLQSDINKHGKISEVLTGGQTILVQIAKEPISTKGPRLSAEISIAGRNLVLIPFSNTVSISKKIVADEERKRLKRLIQSIKPENFGVIIRTVAKNRRVAVLDEELRELVNKWEGAISKLHLLDPPNVAMGELNKPAALLRDILNNSFSSIYVDNDVVYSQIKEYISEIVPDKEKIVKFYDKRTPIFDHFGISKQIKALFGKTVTVQSGAYLIIENTEALTVIDVNSGNRSKKASDQETNAVEVNMLAAEEIARQLRLRDIGGIIVIDYIDMHSYENKQKIFQYMRELMKEDRTKHNILPLSKIGLMQITRQRVRPATDIETKETCPTCEGTGEITPSILFIDEIENHLQYMINKYPKKISMHVHPYIEGYLKKGIKSKQIKWLLKFKRFVKIVPVVTYNFLEYRFYNKEGNELKT; this is encoded by the coding sequence GTGAGTAATGAATTAATTATAAGTGTCTCTAAAAGAGATATATCAATAGCATATACCAGCGAGAAAAATCTTGTTGAACTTCATAAAGAAAAAAGTAACAATAAATTTACTGTCGGTGATATTTATCTTGCCAAAGTAAAAAAAGTAATGAACGGTTTAAATGCTGCTTTTGTTGATGTAGGATATAAACGAGATGCATTTCTTCATTATTTTGATTTGGGCCCTCAATTCAATTCCCATCAGAAATTTATTAATTCTGCATTAAGCTCTAAAAGCCAATCGCCGAAACTGCAGAATTTTAAACTACAATCTGATATTAATAAACACGGTAAGATTTCCGAAGTATTAACAGGAGGTCAAACAATACTTGTTCAGATTGCAAAGGAACCTATATCGACTAAAGGACCGAGATTAAGTGCAGAAATCTCAATTGCGGGCAGGAATTTGGTATTAATCCCGTTTTCAAACACTGTTTCTATTTCAAAAAAAATTGTTGCGGATGAAGAAAGGAAACGGTTAAAACGTTTAATACAAAGTATAAAGCCGGAAAATTTCGGTGTTATTATAAGAACAGTTGCAAAAAACAGGAGAGTAGCTGTTTTGGATGAAGAATTACGCGAATTGGTGAATAAATGGGAAGGTGCAATCAGCAAACTTCATTTATTGGATCCACCGAATGTTGCCATGGGAGAACTTAATAAACCGGCTGCATTATTAAGAGATATATTAAACAACTCTTTCAGTAGTATTTATGTTGATAACGATGTTGTTTATTCTCAAATAAAAGAATATATATCCGAAATAGTTCCTGATAAAGAAAAGATTGTTAAATTTTATGACAAAAGAACACCAATCTTTGATCACTTCGGTATAAGTAAGCAAATTAAAGCATTATTCGGAAAAACTGTTACTGTACAAAGCGGGGCATATTTAATTATTGAAAATACCGAAGCATTAACCGTAATTGATGTTAACAGCGGGAACAGATCAAAGAAAGCTTCAGATCAGGAAACTAATGCTGTTGAAGTAAATATGTTGGCGGCTGAAGAAATTGCCAGACAATTAAGGTTGAGAGATATTGGTGGTATTATTGTGATTGATTATATTGATATGCATTCTTACGAGAATAAACAAAAGATCTTTCAATATATGAGAGAACTTATGAAAGAAGATCGTACAAAACACAATATTCTTCCCTTAAGTAAGATTGGTTTAATGCAAATAACAAGACAAAGAGTAAGACCTGCAACCGATATTGAAACTAAAGAAACTTGTCCTACTTGTGAGGGTACGGGTGAAATTACTCCAAGTATTTTATTTATTGATGAAATTGAAAATCATTTGCAATATATGATTAATAAATATCCGAAAAAGATTAGTATGCATGTCCATCCGTATATTGAAGGTTATCTCAAGAAAGGTATTAAATCAAAGCAAATCAAATGGTTACTGAAGTTTAAGAGGTTCGTCAAGATTGTCCCTGTCGTTACTTATAACTTTTTGGAGTACAGATTCTACAATAAAGAAGGTAATGAGTTGAAAACATAG
- a CDS encoding integration host factor subunit beta gives MTKADIVNEISKQTGIEKVAVKKTVEAFMGSIKDSLKNNQNVYLRGFGSFIVKKRAEKTARNISKNTTIIIPEHFIPAFKPAKSFVNKVKENIKA, from the coding sequence ATGACAAAAGCAGACATAGTTAATGAAATATCAAAGCAAACAGGTATAGAAAAAGTTGCTGTAAAGAAAACAGTTGAAGCTTTTATGGGAAGTATTAAAGATTCTTTAAAGAATAATCAAAATGTTTATCTTAGAGGTTTCGGAAGTTTTATTGTGAAGAAAAGGGCAGAGAAAACGGCAAGAAATATTTCCAAAAACACCACAATTATTATACCTGAGCATTTCATACCGGCATTTAAACCTGCTAAGTCGTTTGTAAATAAGGTTAAAGAAAATATAAAAGCTTAA
- a CDS encoding ATP-binding cassette domain-containing protein — protein sequence MDKTLIKITDLTVYRKENKVLSGVNFSLEQGEFVYLTGRVGSGKSSLLKVMYADETFKIGSAEVAGYDLKKIKQDQIPYLRRKLGIVFQDYKLLTDRNVYDNLRFVLEASGERSKSGIKNKIYNILETVGLQGKETRMPFELSGGEQQSVGIARALINKPHLILADEPTGNLDDKSSENIMNLLHKVSEKGTSVLMATHDTGLIKKFPAKVFDVELNQFISN from the coding sequence ATGGATAAGACACTTATAAAAATTACTGACCTGACTGTTTACAGAAAAGAAAATAAGGTTTTATCAGGTGTAAATTTTTCCTTGGAACAAGGAGAATTTGTTTATTTAACCGGAAGAGTAGGAAGCGGCAAATCAAGTCTGTTAAAAGTAATGTATGCTGATGAAACTTTTAAAATCGGAAGTGCTGAAGTAGCAGGCTATGACCTCAAGAAAATAAAACAAGATCAGATTCCGTATTTGAGAAGGAAATTAGGTATTGTTTTTCAAGATTATAAATTATTAACTGACAGAAATGTATATGATAATTTGAGATTTGTACTTGAAGCATCCGGAGAACGATCAAAATCAGGTATAAAAAACAAGATTTATAACATTTTAGAAACTGTCGGTCTTCAAGGAAAAGAAACACGAATGCCGTTTGAACTGTCCGGTGGAGAGCAGCAAAGCGTCGGTATTGCCAGAGCATTGATCAATAAGCCTCATTTGATATTAGCTGATGAACCTACAGGAAATTTAGATGATAAAAGTTCAGAGAATATTATGAATTTGTTACATAAAGTATCTGAAAAAGGAACTTCTGTCTTAATGGCAACCCATGATACAGGATTGATAAAAAAATTTCCGGCAAAGGTGTTTGATGTTGAACTCAATCAATTTATTTCTAATTAA